In Falco naumanni isolate bFalNau1 chromosome 5, bFalNau1.pat, whole genome shotgun sequence, the following are encoded in one genomic region:
- the MAB21L3 gene encoding protein mab-21-like 3 — protein sequence MKPFTDEDVEIYIQSKVERRHDLVSKAVEEVQKIIQQLTAEISCKATRFQAISNSGIHNENIKDQPALLAKWSAMLRGKRPFHPSIQVLAPSQFLITVPLRGLAGYRECQVRHWRYYTVHGARLPSSVRDPEELHQWLEVEQFSKSLQQWHETDVNIEGDLVPAKVLVVFRELVEKSIISCNLSSKVTVLESFSSVVRVAVETSESQVEVELVPAVEIPTCWPEKARWPRCLKRWPSQEKVQCIKSLGFDLLARSNYHWQLCFSRAEHILMEGLDEDGGCRMKCFRVMRQMKEDVWCAGNKPVITAYHLQTVLFWTCEKYPRSKDWRCFPEAFLRLVQKLHKCVSQHFLKHYFLKNTNLLKYANTSDLDLVASKLAVFLENPVFCLD from the exons GTGGAACGGCGACATGACCTGGTTTCCAAAGCAGTGGAGGAGGTGCAGAAAATCATCCAGCAGCTGACCGCAGAAATCAGCTGCAAGGCCACGCGGTTCCAGGCTATCTCCAACTCTGGCATTCACAATGAGAATATTAAG GATCAGCCAGCTTTACTGGCCAAGTGGTCAGCTATGCTTCGGGGGAAGCGTCCATTCCACCCATCCATCCAG GTCTTAGCACCCAGCCAGTTCCTCATCACAGTTCCTCTGCGTGGCCTGGCCGGGTACAGGGAATGCCAGGTACGGCACTGGCGCTATTACACCGTGCATGGAGCCAGGCTCCCCTCCTCCGTGCGGGATCCCGAGGAGCTGCATCAATGGCTAGAGGTGGAGCAGTTCTCAAAAAGCCTTCAGCAGTGGCATGAAACGGATGTGAACATCGAAGGTGATCTGGTTCCAGCCAAAGTCCTTGTCGTCTTCCGGGAGCTGGTGGAGAAGTCGATTATCTCCTGTAACCTCTCCA GTAAAGTGACAGTGCTGGAGAGCTTCAGCTCAGTGGTCCGGGTGGCTGTGGAGACGTCGGAATCCCAGGTTGAGGTGGAGCTGGTCCCTGCTGTGGAGATTCCAACTTGCTGGCCCGAGAAAGCCCGGTGGCCTCGTTGCCTTAAGCGTTGGCCTTCCCAGGAAAAAGTGCAGTGCATCAAG TCGCTTGGTTTTGACCTCTTGGCCCGCTCCAATTATCACTGGCAGCTGTGCTTCTCCCGTGCTGAGCATATACTCATGGAAGGACTTGACGAAGATGGTGGTTGTCGCATGAAGTGCTTCAGGGTCATGAGGCAGATGAAAGAAGATGTCTGGTGTGCTGGAAATAAGCCTGTCATCACAGCTTATCACCTTCAG ACAGTGCTATTCTGGACGTGTGAAAAATACCCACGCAGCAAGGATTGGCGCTGCTTCCCCGAAGCCTTTCTGAGGCTGGTACAGAAGCTGCACAAGTGTGTAAGCCAGCACTTCCTCAAGCATTACTTTCTCAAGAACACCAATCTGCTCAAATATGCCAACACCAGTGACCTGGACCTGGTGGCCAGCAAGCTCGCGGTCTTCTTGGAGAACCCCGTCTTCTGCCTGGACTAA